The Thalassophryne amazonica chromosome 6, fThaAma1.1, whole genome shotgun sequence genome includes a region encoding these proteins:
- the gpr173 gene encoding probable G-protein coupled receptor 173 has protein sequence MANQSFAFDGPGSLAAVVASQSGLARGGGSSSDSSTGGGISATDVSAYFKLVFLGLIICVSLVGNLLVSLLVLRERTLHKAPYFFLLDLCLADAVRSAACFPFVLVSVHNSSAWTYSALSCKVVAFMAVLFCFHAAFMLFCVAVTRYLAIAHHRFYAKRMTIWTCAAIICMVWTLAVAMAFPPVFDVGTYKFIRDEDQCIFEHRYLKTNDTLGFMLMLAVVVLATHGFYAKLLLFEYRHRKMKPVQLVPAISQNWTFHGPGATGQAAANWIAGFGRGPMPPTLLGIRQNLHNQHRRLLGMEEVRSERRLGRMFYTITLLFLVLWAPYIVACFWRVFVKSCAIPHKYLSITVWMSFAQAGVNPIFCLLLNEDLRKVLRAHLPTYWRTKQHLPQDEAYCIM, from the coding sequence ATGGCTAACCAGAGCTTTGCCTTTGATGGCCCTGGCAGTTTGGCGGCTGTGGTGGCTTCACAGAGCGGGCTGGCGAGAggcggcggcagcagcagcgACAGCAGCACTGGCGGGGGAATCTCTGCCACAGATGTGTCTGCCTACTTTAAGCTGGTCTTCTTGGGTTTGATCATCTGTGTCAGCTTGGTAGGCAACCTTTTGGTGTCCCTGCTGGTGCTGCGAGAGAGGACACTGCACAAGGCCCCCTACTTTTTCCTGCTGGACCTGTGCCTGGCCGATGCGGTTCGCTCTGCTGCCTGCTTCCCCTTTGTGTTGGTGTCCGTCCACAACAGCTCGGCCTGGACTTACAGCGCGTTGAGCTGTAAAGTTGTGGCTTTTATGGCTGTGCTGTTTTGTTTTCACGCTGCCTTCATGCTCTTTTGTGTGGCTGTTACGCGCTACCTTGCCATCGCCCACCACAGATTCTATGCCAAGCGCATGACCATCTGGACCTGCGCTGCCATCATTTGCATGGTGTGGACTCTGGCTGTCGCCATGGCATTCCCGCCCGTCTTTGATGTGGGGACGTACAAGTTCATCCGTGATGAGGATCAGTGCATTTTTGAACACCGCTACCTGAAGACCAACGACACCCTGGGCTTCATGCTCATGCTGGCTGTGGTGGTCCTGGCTACCCACGGCTTCTACGCCAAGCTGCTGTTGTTTGAGTACAGGCATCGCAAGATGAAACCCGTTCAGCTAGTACCAGCTATCAGCCAAAACTGGACCTTCCACGGTCCTGGGGCTACGGGTCAAGCTGCAGCTAACTGGATTGCAGGATTTGGTCGCGGTCCCATGCCGCCCACTCTGCTGGGCATCAGGCAAAATTTACACAATCAACACCGGCGGCTGCTCGGCATGGAGGAGGTGAGGTCAGAGAGGAGGCTGGGCAGGATGTTCTACACCATCACCCTGCTCTTCCTGGTCCTCTGGGCACCCTACATCGTGGCATGTTTCTGGAGGGTGTTCGTCAAGTCCTGCGCCATCCCTCACAAGTACCTTTCCATCACCGTGTGGATGAGCTTCGCCCAGGCCGGAGTCAACCCCATCTTCTGTCTTCTGCTTAACGAGGACCTGAGAAAAGTGCTGAGAGCTCACCTGCCCACTTACTGGAGGACTAAACAGCATCTGCCCCAGGATGAAGCCTACTGCATTATGTGA